In the genome of Tropicibacter oceani, one region contains:
- a CDS encoding sulfotransferase family 2 domain-containing protein, whose protein sequence is MIISPGRSYIFVHIPKTGGTSMALALEDRAHRDDILIGDTPKAQKRRGRVKKLTARGRLWKHATLADIDGVLTPDQIDAMTCFTLVRNPWDRMVSYYHWLQAQRFDHTAVTLAQTLDFAGFVRHEHTRTTLKAWPYARYMTDANGVEQAAVYLRLEKLDQDLAPLAERLGIPLEIPHANKSNRRAYQSYYTDDLVDVVADTCAQDIARFGYGFEP, encoded by the coding sequence ATGATCATTTCGCCCGGCCGTTCCTATATCTTCGTGCATATCCCCAAGACCGGGGGGACCTCGATGGCGCTTGCGCTGGAAGACCGTGCGCACCGTGACGACATCCTGATCGGCGACACGCCCAAGGCGCAAAAACGCCGCGGCCGGGTGAAAAAGCTGACCGCGCGCGGGCGGCTGTGGAAACACGCTACGCTTGCCGATATCGACGGCGTTCTGACGCCGGATCAGATCGACGCGATGACCTGCTTTACCCTGGTGCGCAACCCATGGGACCGCATGGTCAGCTACTACCACTGGCTTCAGGCGCAGCGCTTTGATCATACGGCCGTCACCCTCGCGCAGACGCTGGATTTCGCGGGTTTCGTGCGACACGAACACACCCGCACCACCCTCAAGGCCTGGCCCTATGCCCGCTACATGACCGATGCCAACGGGGTCGAGCAGGCCGCCGTCTACCTGCGCCTCGAAAAGCTCGACCAGGATCTGGCGCCGCTTGCCGAACGGCTCGGTATCCCGCTGGAGATCCCGCACGCGAACAAATCCAACCGGCGCGCCTATCAAAGCTACTACACCGACGACCTGGTCGATGTGGTGGCCGATACCTGCGCGCAGGACATCGCGCGCTTTGGCTATGGGTTCGAGCCTTAG